The Methylacidimicrobium sp. B4 genome contains a region encoding:
- the folE2 gene encoding GTP cyclohydrolase FolE2: MNSKSQGILLADCQSQQDHRRIRIDRVGVKGLRHPIEVRDRSFATQSTVATVSLLVDLPHHFKGTHMSRFVEVLNAHGRLIHVKNLFSMVHALQKRLDAEVAHLIMEFPYFLEKRAPVTAATGLVDYQVRFEAAACGPETDFVMTVIVPVTTLCPCSKAISDRGAHNQRGYVTSSIRSGEPIWIEEVIDLVEGSASSPIYSLLKRPDEKFVTEQAYDHPVFVEDLVRNVAVRLNARSDILWYRVEAENMESIHNHAAYALIEKQPGPNGSLSS, translated from the coding sequence GCCAAAGCCAGCAGGACCATCGCCGCATCCGGATCGATCGCGTTGGCGTCAAAGGGCTGCGCCATCCGATCGAGGTTCGCGACCGGAGCTTCGCCACACAGTCAACCGTGGCCACGGTGAGCCTGCTCGTCGATCTGCCGCACCATTTCAAGGGAACGCACATGAGTCGGTTCGTCGAGGTGCTCAACGCCCATGGGCGGCTCATTCACGTCAAGAACCTGTTTTCCATGGTTCACGCGCTCCAGAAGCGACTCGATGCCGAGGTGGCACACTTGATCATGGAGTTTCCTTATTTTCTTGAGAAGAGGGCCCCCGTGACCGCCGCGACAGGGCTGGTCGACTATCAGGTGCGCTTTGAAGCTGCCGCCTGCGGCCCGGAGACTGACTTCGTGATGACCGTGATTGTGCCGGTCACGACCCTCTGTCCGTGCTCCAAGGCGATCAGCGACCGGGGCGCTCACAACCAACGGGGATATGTGACCTCCTCGATCCGGTCGGGTGAGCCGATCTGGATCGAGGAGGTCATCGACCTCGTCGAGGGCTCGGCGAGCAGCCCCATCTATTCGCTCCTCAAGCGACCCGACGAAAAGTTCGTGACCGAGCAGGCCTATGACCATCCGGTCTTTGTCGAGGACTTGGTGCGCAATGTAGCTGTCCGCTTGAACGCACGCAGCGATATCCTCTGGTATCGGGTGGAAGCCGAGAACATGGAGAGCATCCACAACCATGCGGCCTATGCCCTGATCGAGAAGCAGCCGGGGCCCAACGGCTCACTCTCCTCTTAA
- the thiC gene encoding phosphomethylpyrimidine synthase ThiC has protein sequence MAENDQRSEGTGLLNRETLRSYFPQSERVYVHGKNPGVRVPFREVRQESTRLADGGHESNPNVRLYDTAGPYADPAVALDPAKGLPAIRLPWIEARADSEPYAGRVPQPIDDGYLSWPHKEKAEARNGMSGQAPLSSSSRRPRRAKGEAVTQLAYARRGIVTPEMEFVAIRESLGRTAYVPERRDREALSFQLAGNSLGARIPAQITPEFVRDEIAAGRAILPANINHPETEPMIIGRNFRVKINANIGNSAIGSSPEEEVEKLVWAILWGADTVMDLSTGKSIHQIREWILRSSPVPIGTVPIYQALEKAGGRAEELTWEIYRDTLIEQAEQGVDYFTIHAGVLLRYVPLTARRRCGIVSRGGSILAKWCLAHHEENFLYTHFEEICSILRTYDVSISLGDGLRPGAIADANDEAQIAELKTLGELTRVAWKHDVQVMIEGPGHIPLQLIQENMDLELRHCWEAPFYTLGPLTTDIAPGYDHITSAIGAALIGWQGCAMLCYVTPKEHLGLPTRDDVRAGVVAYRIAAHAADLAKGFPGVQEWDNALSKARFEFRWNDQFALSLDPEMARSLHDEALPQEAAKSAHFCSMCGPQFCSMKITEEVRHYAREQEISPEDALARGLEQRAEEFRKSGATIHP, from the coding sequence ATGGCAGAGAATGATCAGCGGTCGGAAGGGACGGGCCTTCTCAACCGGGAGACGTTGCGATCCTATTTCCCGCAGTCGGAGCGCGTCTACGTCCACGGGAAGAACCCCGGCGTGCGCGTCCCGTTCCGGGAGGTTCGCCAGGAATCCACCCGGCTGGCCGACGGAGGGCACGAAAGCAACCCGAACGTCCGTCTTTACGATACTGCGGGACCCTATGCCGATCCTGCGGTGGCGCTTGATCCGGCAAAGGGCCTTCCCGCGATTCGCCTTCCCTGGATCGAGGCGCGAGCCGATAGCGAGCCTTACGCCGGGCGCGTGCCGCAGCCGATCGATGACGGCTATCTGAGCTGGCCCCACAAGGAGAAGGCGGAGGCCCGCAACGGCATGTCCGGTCAGGCTCCTCTCTCTTCCTCTTCCCGGAGGCCGCGGCGGGCGAAGGGAGAGGCGGTCACGCAACTCGCCTATGCGCGGCGGGGCATCGTGACTCCTGAGATGGAGTTCGTGGCGATCCGGGAGAGTCTCGGTCGGACAGCCTACGTCCCCGAACGCCGCGATCGCGAGGCCCTCTCCTTCCAACTGGCCGGAAACTCTCTGGGCGCGCGTATTCCCGCCCAGATTACGCCCGAATTCGTCCGCGATGAGATTGCCGCCGGCCGTGCCATCCTCCCGGCGAATATCAACCACCCGGAGACCGAGCCGATGATCATCGGGCGGAATTTCCGAGTGAAGATCAACGCCAACATCGGCAACTCGGCGATCGGTTCTTCGCCTGAGGAAGAGGTCGAGAAGCTCGTCTGGGCGATCCTCTGGGGGGCGGATACGGTCATGGATCTTTCGACCGGGAAGAGCATCCATCAGATTCGGGAGTGGATTCTCCGATCGAGTCCGGTGCCCATCGGCACCGTGCCGATCTACCAAGCGCTCGAAAAAGCGGGAGGAAGGGCTGAGGAACTCACCTGGGAAATCTATCGCGATACGCTGATCGAACAGGCCGAGCAGGGGGTCGATTACTTTACGATCCACGCAGGGGTGCTTCTCCGCTATGTGCCGTTGACCGCCCGTCGCCGTTGCGGCATCGTCAGCCGCGGCGGCTCGATCCTGGCGAAGTGGTGCCTGGCGCATCACGAGGAGAACTTCCTCTATACCCACTTCGAGGAGATCTGCTCCATTCTGCGGACCTATGATGTGAGCATCTCCCTGGGAGACGGCCTGCGCCCGGGAGCGATCGCCGATGCGAACGACGAAGCGCAGATCGCCGAGCTCAAAACCCTCGGGGAGCTGACCCGGGTCGCCTGGAAGCACGACGTTCAGGTCATGATCGAGGGGCCGGGTCATATCCCGCTGCAGCTCATCCAGGAGAATATGGATCTGGAGTTGCGCCACTGCTGGGAGGCTCCGTTCTATACCCTTGGGCCGCTCACCACCGATATCGCTCCGGGATACGACCATATCACGAGCGCGATCGGCGCAGCCCTGATCGGCTGGCAGGGATGCGCGATGCTCTGCTACGTGACTCCGAAGGAGCATCTGGGGCTTCCGACGCGTGACGATGTGCGCGCAGGTGTTGTCGCCTACCGGATTGCCGCACACGCAGCCGATCTGGCCAAAGGATTTCCGGGAGTCCAGGAATGGGACAACGCGCTGAGCAAGGCGCGCTTCGAGTTCCGCTGGAACGACCAGTTTGCCCTCTCCCTGGACCCGGAGATGGCGCGTTCCCTCCATGATGAGGCCTTGCCACAAGAGGCCGCGAAGAGCGCCCATTTTTGCTCCATGTGCGGACCGCAGTTTTGTTCGATGAAGATTACCGAGGAGGTGCGCCATTACGCGCGGGAGCAGGAGATCTCTCCGGAAGACGCACTGGCACGAGGCTTGGAGCAGAGGGCCGAGGAATTTCGCAAGAGCGGAGCCACAATCCACCCCTGA
- the alr gene encoding alanine racemase: MPRCWAEIDGSALRHNLAVVRSRISEETKLVAVVKANAYGHGLIPVAKELVGGGADILGVSNVEEAAELRAAGVATTPILLLSACLPEEFARAIEYHAWPTISTYEEAKRLNAAARKAGVRATAHFKIDTGMGRLGLWGAEAVKELKRAERLPAVEIGGVCTHFSSADEDPERTEEQWNELMRWRPHFADKKLHVANSAALWRKTVYACSFVRVGLALYGLPPMPFLRRLLRPVLSWKTRITLLRHLPAGRTVSYGATYVLRKAQKLATLAVGYGDGYFRTLSNRAQVLVRGSRCRIRGRVTMDQSIVDVSGVPGCKVGDEVVLLGPQGDQVIYAEELAKIAGTIGYEIVTAVGGRVFRIYRNFHSLSQREETQRSRKAAEARREKAPEARSAASEGIRAGASRTTIRSPRT, from the coding sequence GTGCCACGCTGTTGGGCGGAAATCGATGGTTCCGCGCTTCGCCACAATCTCGCCGTGGTGCGAAGCCGGATTTCAGAGGAGACCAAGCTTGTTGCGGTGGTCAAAGCCAATGCCTACGGCCACGGCCTGATCCCGGTAGCCAAGGAGCTCGTCGGAGGAGGGGCGGATATCCTCGGCGTCAGTAACGTCGAGGAGGCGGCCGAGCTTCGAGCGGCGGGCGTAGCGACGACTCCCATCCTCCTGCTGAGTGCCTGCCTTCCCGAAGAGTTCGCGCGGGCGATCGAATACCACGCTTGGCCGACCATCTCGACCTATGAGGAGGCGAAGCGGCTCAATGCCGCGGCCCGGAAGGCCGGGGTGCGCGCCACCGCTCACTTCAAGATCGACACGGGCATGGGCAGGCTCGGCCTATGGGGAGCGGAAGCCGTGAAGGAGCTCAAGCGGGCCGAGCGGCTTCCTGCCGTCGAGATCGGAGGCGTCTGTACCCACTTCAGCTCGGCCGATGAGGATCCGGAGAGAACGGAGGAGCAGTGGAACGAGCTCATGCGCTGGCGGCCGCACTTCGCCGACAAGAAGCTCCACGTCGCCAACAGCGCTGCCCTTTGGCGCAAGACCGTCTACGCCTGCTCGTTTGTCCGGGTTGGCCTCGCTCTCTATGGATTGCCTCCCATGCCCTTCCTTCGCCGGCTGCTTCGACCGGTCCTATCCTGGAAAACGCGGATCACCCTCCTCCGCCACCTCCCGGCCGGTCGAACCGTTAGCTACGGAGCTACCTATGTGCTTCGCAAGGCACAGAAGCTGGCGACGCTTGCCGTCGGATATGGAGACGGTTATTTCCGCACCCTTTCGAATCGTGCGCAGGTCCTGGTCCGCGGGAGCCGCTGCCGGATTCGGGGGCGGGTGACGATGGACCAGTCGATCGTCGATGTGAGCGGTGTGCCGGGATGCAAGGTCGGTGATGAGGTCGTTCTCCTCGGCCCCCAGGGTGATCAGGTCATCTACGCCGAGGAGCTGGCGAAGATTGCTGGAACGATCGGATACGAAATCGTCACCGCCGTCGGCGGGCGCGTCTTTCGGATCTACCGGAACTTTCACTCCTTGTCGCAACGCGAAGAGACGCAGCGGAGTCGAAAAGCTGCCGAGGCCCGCCGGGAAAAGGCGCCAGAGGCCCGCTCTGCTGCCTCTGAAGGCATTCGCGCTGGAGCGTCAAGGACGACCATCCGATCGCCGCGCACCTAG
- a CDS encoding 2-oxoglutarate dehydrogenase E1 component, producing the protein MTTLPPRAERPLALDGASLVYNGALIEAYYAQWVQDPASVDASWRRLFESSTRSGSPLPSGPEASRRPSPRAEGSALAKQRGVYELIFAYRTLGHFVANLDPLGFNRYAFDDLELERFGLGEEDLEVVFDSASLAGGGLRTLREILEILRETFCGTLAVEFMHMHSFAQRRWIAERLEGVSIPKSSSGEERRRVLQAILRAEEFEAFLHTRYVGQKRFSLEGNETLIPMLDAVVEACPLHGVDRIVMGMAHRGRLNVLANVLQQDFKTIFDEFSENYFPEGVLGDGDVRYHLGFEAVRKTACGSVVTIGLAPNPSHLEAVNPVVEGKARAWERRLGDTAERRKVLPLLIHGDASFMGQGMVQETLNLSQLQGYRTGGTLHIVINNQIGFTTLPQDARSTHHCTGIARMLGIPIFHVNGDDPMAAVFAIRLAFEYRQLFARDVVVDLFGYRRHGHNEGDEPSFTQPTLYQEIAAHPKISEVFLERLVASGEMSRDEAQAYRKAFVEQLAADMAQSKQWATQAKPKLRERLSCPRLLEPVRTAVVEEELLAIGRAITQEPPDISLNPKIARMLQDRRAVLENKGPILWPLAEALAFGSLLKEGVPVRLSGQDSRRGTFSQRHGVLYDIHSRARYVPLDHVSPDQAIFCIYNSPLSENAVLGFDFGYSLDYPEALILWEAQYGDFANGAQVIIDHYLSSSESKWGTVANLVVLLPHGYEGQGPEHSTARIERFLQLCAEDNMVVAQCSTPANYFHILRRQALRGFVKPLVLFTPKSLLRDPHCSSPLADFSQGGFEEILPDPARPEGARRVLFCSGKIYYDLVAHREKLGESDTAILRLEQFYPLHREKLSRLLAGHRAEDLAWCQEEPENMGGWHYMERRLRALLGREIRYVGREASASTAAGNLGVHRLEQERICRQAFGEG; encoded by the coding sequence ATGACTACACTTCCGCCACGCGCGGAGCGCCCGTTGGCACTGGATGGCGCGTCGCTCGTCTATAACGGCGCCCTGATCGAGGCGTATTACGCCCAATGGGTTCAGGATCCCGCTTCGGTTGACGCGAGTTGGCGCCGCCTCTTTGAGAGCTCGACCCGCAGCGGCTCTCCGTTGCCGTCCGGCCCGGAGGCCAGCAGACGACCCTCCCCGCGGGCGGAAGGCAGTGCCTTGGCCAAGCAGCGGGGGGTCTACGAGCTGATCTTCGCTTATCGTACCCTGGGTCATTTCGTCGCCAATCTCGATCCGCTTGGTTTCAATCGCTATGCCTTCGACGACCTGGAGCTCGAACGGTTCGGACTTGGGGAGGAAGACCTGGAGGTCGTGTTCGATTCCGCATCGCTGGCGGGGGGAGGCCTGCGGACCCTGCGGGAGATTCTCGAAATCCTCCGCGAAACGTTTTGCGGGACCCTGGCCGTCGAATTCATGCATATGCACTCCTTTGCCCAAAGGCGGTGGATTGCTGAGCGGCTGGAGGGAGTCTCCATCCCGAAAAGCTCTTCCGGAGAGGAACGGCGCCGTGTCCTGCAGGCGATTTTACGAGCGGAGGAATTTGAAGCGTTCCTCCATACCCGCTATGTCGGCCAGAAGCGCTTTTCCTTGGAAGGCAACGAGACCCTGATCCCCATGCTCGATGCGGTCGTGGAAGCCTGCCCTCTTCACGGAGTCGATCGCATCGTGATGGGGATGGCGCACCGCGGGAGGCTCAATGTCCTGGCGAACGTGCTGCAGCAGGATTTTAAGACCATTTTCGACGAGTTCTCGGAAAACTATTTTCCGGAGGGCGTCTTGGGCGACGGCGACGTTCGCTACCATTTGGGGTTCGAAGCGGTCCGTAAGACCGCTTGCGGATCGGTCGTCACCATCGGGCTCGCTCCCAACCCGAGTCATCTGGAGGCGGTCAATCCTGTGGTCGAGGGGAAGGCAAGGGCCTGGGAAAGAAGGCTGGGAGACACGGCGGAGCGCCGCAAGGTGCTCCCCCTTCTCATCCATGGCGACGCTTCCTTCATGGGGCAGGGGATGGTGCAGGAGACGCTCAACCTCTCCCAGCTTCAAGGCTACCGGACCGGAGGCACGCTCCATATCGTGATCAATAACCAGATCGGGTTTACCACATTGCCCCAAGATGCTCGATCGACTCATCACTGCACGGGCATTGCGCGGATGCTCGGGATCCCGATTTTTCATGTCAACGGCGACGACCCGATGGCGGCCGTCTTCGCGATCCGGCTGGCTTTCGAATATCGTCAGCTCTTTGCGCGAGACGTGGTCGTCGATCTGTTCGGCTACCGGCGGCACGGGCACAACGAAGGCGACGAGCCGAGCTTTACGCAGCCGACCCTCTATCAGGAGATCGCCGCGCATCCGAAAATCAGCGAGGTCTTTCTCGAGCGTCTGGTCGCTTCCGGGGAAATGAGCCGGGACGAAGCACAGGCCTACCGCAAGGCATTCGTGGAGCAGCTCGCCGCGGACATGGCGCAGTCGAAGCAGTGGGCAACCCAAGCCAAGCCGAAGCTCCGAGAACGACTCTCCTGCCCACGGCTCTTGGAACCCGTCCGTACCGCCGTGGTGGAGGAAGAGCTGCTCGCGATCGGCCGGGCGATCACGCAAGAACCGCCGGACATTAGCCTCAATCCCAAGATCGCCCGAATGCTGCAGGATCGCCGAGCGGTCTTGGAGAACAAGGGTCCCATTCTCTGGCCGCTGGCGGAGGCGCTCGCGTTTGGCTCTCTGCTCAAGGAGGGAGTGCCGGTCCGGCTTTCGGGGCAGGATAGCCGGCGCGGTACCTTCAGCCAAAGGCACGGGGTCCTGTATGACATCCATTCCCGGGCGAGGTATGTCCCCCTCGACCATGTCAGCCCGGATCAGGCGATCTTCTGCATCTACAATAGCCCGCTTTCGGAGAATGCCGTGCTCGGGTTTGATTTCGGCTACTCTCTGGACTATCCCGAAGCCCTGATCCTCTGGGAGGCGCAGTACGGTGATTTTGCGAACGGGGCGCAGGTGATCATCGACCATTACCTGTCGAGCTCGGAATCGAAATGGGGCACGGTGGCCAACCTGGTCGTCCTTCTCCCTCACGGCTACGAAGGCCAAGGGCCGGAGCACTCGACCGCGCGCATCGAGCGCTTCCTGCAGCTCTGCGCCGAGGACAACATGGTCGTGGCCCAATGCTCGACTCCGGCCAACTACTTCCATATCCTGCGCCGTCAGGCCCTTCGAGGCTTTGTGAAACCCCTGGTGCTCTTCACGCCGAAAAGTCTCTTGCGCGATCCACACTGTTCCTCGCCGCTTGCCGATTTCTCGCAAGGCGGCTTCGAGGAGATTCTCCCGGATCCGGCCCGACCGGAAGGGGCGCGGCGAGTTCTCTTCTGCTCCGGCAAGATCTACTACGATCTGGTCGCCCATCGGGAGAAACTCGGGGAGAGCGACACCGCCATCCTTCGGCTCGAGCAGTTCTACCCGCTCCATCGGGAAAAGCTCTCCCGCTTGCTCGCGGGTCACCGCGCGGAAGATCTGGCTTGGTGCCAAGAGGAGCCCGAGAACATGGGCGGGTGGCATTATATGGAAAGGCGGCTGCGCGCGCTCCTCGGTCGGGAGATCCGTTACGTGGGTCGCGAGGCTTCCGCGAGCACGGCGGCCGGAAACCTCGGAGTCCACCGCTTGGAACAGGAACGGATCTGCCGGCAGGCCTTCGGGGAGGGCTAG
- the lpdA gene encoding dihydrolipoyl dehydrogenase, with translation MASQAAFDLVVIGAGPGGYVAALRAAELGLRTALVERCSQLGGTCLRVGCIPSKTLLSSTEAYVHARDRLSQNGIMANGFGIDLPQLQAHKEAVVEKLAKGISFLMRQNGVHVWEGTARVAGPHAVAVRGAEGEEILETRAILLATGSEPAELPFLPFDQKLVVDSTEALSFREVPKRLLIIGAGAIGLELGSVWSRLGSEVIVVERLPRIAAGFSPIVARVLQQELEKQRMQFLLGARVAGAEIGEASVTVRAEERGKERTLTAERALVAVGRRPHHADLALVEAGIHLTESGRVAVNRFWQTSLPSIYAIGDLIEGPMLAHRAQAEGRAVAELLAGRPARVRYRNIPNVIYTEPEVACVGFLEEDLRVAKRPYRRGIAYFQANGRALAADTPHGFVTVWMDELSGKLAGMEIVGSRASELIGAGVVALETGATVESLAQAVPAHPSLMESVHEAALAALGARRSDGRP, from the coding sequence GTGGCCAGTCAAGCCGCCTTCGATCTGGTCGTCATCGGTGCAGGGCCGGGAGGCTATGTCGCCGCGCTTCGCGCCGCCGAGCTCGGCCTGCGAACGGCGTTAGTCGAGCGCTGCTCTCAATTGGGAGGGACCTGCCTCCGGGTCGGCTGCATTCCCAGCAAGACCCTTCTCTCCTCGACGGAAGCCTATGTCCATGCCCGCGATCGGCTTTCGCAGAACGGCATTATGGCGAATGGCTTCGGGATCGATCTGCCGCAGCTTCAGGCGCACAAGGAGGCGGTCGTGGAAAAGCTGGCCAAGGGCATCTCCTTCCTGATGCGGCAAAACGGCGTCCACGTATGGGAGGGGACGGCCCGGGTCGCCGGGCCGCACGCCGTTGCGGTACGGGGAGCCGAGGGCGAGGAAATCCTGGAGACGCGCGCCATTCTGCTCGCCACGGGCAGCGAACCCGCCGAGCTCCCCTTTCTCCCCTTCGACCAGAAGCTCGTCGTCGACAGCACCGAAGCTCTCTCCTTCCGGGAGGTCCCCAAAAGGCTTCTGATCATTGGAGCGGGTGCCATCGGGCTTGAGCTAGGATCGGTGTGGAGTCGGTTGGGAAGCGAAGTGATTGTGGTGGAGCGGCTCCCTCGCATCGCGGCGGGATTCAGCCCGATCGTGGCCAGGGTGCTGCAGCAAGAGCTCGAGAAGCAGCGGATGCAGTTTCTCCTCGGGGCCCGGGTTGCCGGTGCGGAGATCGGAGAAGCCTCCGTCACGGTACGAGCCGAGGAAAGAGGCAAGGAGCGGACGCTCACCGCCGAACGAGCTCTGGTCGCCGTAGGGAGAAGACCGCACCATGCGGATCTTGCGCTCGTCGAGGCGGGGATCCACTTGACGGAGAGCGGTCGGGTTGCGGTCAATCGGTTCTGGCAGACTTCTCTCCCCTCGATCTATGCCATCGGCGACCTGATCGAAGGCCCGATGCTGGCTCATCGCGCCCAGGCCGAAGGCAGGGCCGTCGCCGAGCTGCTGGCGGGAAGGCCTGCCCGAGTCCGCTACCGGAACATCCCGAACGTCATCTACACGGAGCCGGAGGTGGCCTGCGTCGGCTTCTTGGAGGAAGATCTGCGCGTCGCCAAGCGCCCCTATCGGCGAGGAATCGCTTATTTTCAGGCAAACGGCAGAGCGCTGGCGGCAGACACGCCCCATGGGTTCGTCACCGTCTGGATGGACGAACTCTCGGGCAAGCTCGCAGGCATGGAGATTGTGGGCAGTCGCGCCTCCGAGCTGATCGGAGCGGGTGTCGTCGCCTTGGAGACGGGAGCCACCGTCGAGTCCCTGGCGCAGGCGGTTCCGGCCCACCCCTCGCTCATGGAAAGCGTCCATGAGGCCGCGCTTGCCGCGCTAGGTGCGCGGCGATCGGATGGTCGTCCTTGA
- the odhB gene encoding 2-oxoglutarate dehydrogenase complex dihydrolipoyllysine-residue succinyltransferase: protein MAVEVKMPFLGESIQGGVLGKWLKSKGDRVEPGDALGEIETEKITSEIYAEVAGSFTPLVEPGTKVEIGQVVAQIEESPGPGDGENRPSRPPAASAQRLPPMVEARPVPVEAPGAAEARREASAALPVAPEPAPPFRPSGGGRVLREEEWQGFAPAQKESPEEPGASPKPPHRKPMSPIRLKIAERLLSAHRNTAHLTTFNEADLTAVKDLRERFGERFEKRHGVRLGFMAFFVRAVVEALRQVPQVGAQIDGTDLVYPGRYDIGIAVSTDRGLIVPVLRDAEEKSFAEIERSIREFAERAKSGKLTLPELDGGLFTITNGGVFGSLLSTPILNPPQSAILGMHAIQDRPVAVRGSVEIRPMMYLALTYDHRVIDGREAVTFLTQVKSFLEHPGIVLLDL from the coding sequence ATGGCGGTCGAGGTGAAAATGCCCTTCCTGGGCGAGTCGATCCAGGGAGGTGTGCTGGGAAAGTGGCTGAAGAGCAAGGGGGATCGAGTCGAGCCGGGAGACGCTCTCGGTGAGATCGAGACCGAAAAGATCACTTCGGAGATTTATGCCGAGGTCGCTGGTTCCTTTACCCCGCTGGTCGAACCCGGGACGAAGGTCGAGATCGGACAGGTCGTAGCGCAAATCGAGGAGAGTCCGGGCCCGGGCGACGGGGAGAATCGGCCGAGCCGCCCACCCGCAGCCTCGGCGCAGAGGCTCCCTCCGATGGTCGAAGCCCGACCCGTTCCTGTGGAGGCGCCGGGTGCTGCGGAAGCCCGCAGGGAAGCATCCGCAGCTCTTCCGGTCGCACCAGAGCCTGCGCCGCCGTTCCGGCCTTCCGGCGGCGGACGGGTGCTGCGGGAGGAAGAGTGGCAAGGGTTTGCTCCGGCCCAGAAAGAGTCGCCGGAGGAACCCGGCGCTTCTCCGAAGCCTCCGCATCGCAAGCCGATGAGTCCCATTCGGCTCAAGATTGCGGAACGTCTTTTGTCCGCGCATCGGAACACGGCCCATTTGACGACCTTCAACGAGGCCGACCTTACGGCGGTCAAGGATCTGCGGGAGCGATTCGGGGAACGATTCGAGAAGAGGCACGGAGTCCGACTCGGCTTCATGGCCTTTTTCGTCCGGGCCGTTGTGGAGGCGCTTCGACAGGTGCCCCAGGTCGGAGCGCAGATCGACGGAACCGATCTCGTCTACCCCGGTCGCTATGATATCGGAATTGCTGTCTCGACCGATCGGGGCTTGATCGTTCCCGTTCTCCGCGACGCAGAGGAGAAGAGCTTTGCGGAAATCGAGCGGTCGATCCGCGAATTCGCAGAGCGGGCCAAGTCGGGAAAGCTGACCCTTCCGGAGCTCGACGGCGGTCTCTTTACGATTACCAACGGGGGAGTCTTCGGTTCGCTGCTCTCGACGCCGATTCTCAATCCTCCGCAAAGCGCCATCCTCGGCATGCATGCGATTCAGGACCGTCCCGTCGCCGTTCGCGGCTCCGTGGAGATTCGTCCAATGATGTACCTGGCGTTGACCTACGATCATCGGGTGATCGACGGGAGGGAAGCCGTCACCTTCCTGACGCAGGTCAAGTCATTCCTCGAACATCCGGGGATCGTCCTGCTCGATCTCTGA